From Streptomyces sp. CMB-StM0423, a single genomic window includes:
- a CDS encoding extracellular solute-binding protein — translation MAPAALAAGLAVIAAGCVPGTDGSGAVDGGGAGGAGGVPDPAKAGNVTLTVWDQEVRGGTNAEIEQLNKEFQEKYPNVKIKRVSRSFDDLKTTLKLALSGNKPPDIVQANQGYPDMVAFVKAGLLMPLDNYAGVYDWNTRYPNTLLNLNRVSADGKQFGTGRLYGISQTGEFIGVYYNKEKLADAGIQPPKTWKEFTDSLATLKEKGELPIQFGNLDQWPAIHNFGVLQDQHGAAEARDTVLGRGDGFDNAYTKDAAAELADWIDKGYLPKDANGRGYDDSYKQFANGDGGYLIAGTWLQADLKKPMGDNLGVMAPPPASQGGNPTTTGGQGLSWSVTSKSAHPDVAAAYLDFITNEHAADVMTENGVLPAVPGKAADEVDPESPDGQMIAAWKRLNADDGLVPYLDYSTPTFYDTVSAGLQDLIAGKTSPDGFAQKLQDDYGPFMEKQRGDGAGSEPAGS, via the coding sequence ATGGCGCCCGCCGCGCTCGCCGCGGGACTTGCCGTGATAGCCGCCGGCTGCGTGCCCGGCACCGACGGCTCCGGCGCCGTCGATGGCGGGGGCGCCGGTGGCGCGGGCGGCGTACCGGACCCGGCGAAGGCGGGGAACGTGACGCTGACCGTATGGGACCAGGAGGTCCGCGGCGGCACCAACGCCGAGATCGAGCAGCTCAACAAGGAGTTCCAGGAGAAGTACCCGAACGTCAAGATCAAGCGGGTCTCCCGGAGCTTCGACGACCTCAAGACGACGCTGAAGCTCGCCCTGTCCGGCAACAAGCCGCCCGACATCGTGCAGGCCAATCAGGGCTACCCCGACATGGTCGCGTTCGTGAAGGCCGGGCTGCTCATGCCGCTCGACAACTACGCGGGCGTCTACGACTGGAACACGCGCTACCCCAACACCCTGCTCAACCTCAACCGGGTCTCCGCCGACGGCAAGCAGTTCGGCACCGGCCGCCTCTACGGCATCTCCCAGACCGGCGAGTTCATCGGCGTCTACTACAACAAGGAGAAGCTGGCCGACGCGGGCATCCAGCCGCCGAAGACCTGGAAGGAGTTCACGGACAGCCTCGCCACCCTCAAGGAGAAGGGCGAGCTGCCCATCCAGTTCGGCAACCTCGACCAGTGGCCCGCCATCCACAACTTCGGCGTGCTCCAGGACCAGCACGGCGCCGCCGAGGCGCGCGACACCGTGCTCGGCCGCGGCGACGGCTTCGACAACGCGTACACGAAGGACGCCGCTGCCGAACTCGCCGACTGGATCGACAAGGGCTACCTGCCCAAGGACGCCAACGGCCGCGGCTACGACGACTCCTACAAGCAGTTCGCCAACGGCGACGGCGGGTACCTGATCGCCGGCACCTGGCTGCAGGCGGACCTGAAGAAGCCCATGGGCGACAACCTCGGCGTCATGGCGCCGCCGCCCGCCTCCCAGGGCGGCAACCCGACCACCACCGGCGGCCAGGGCCTGTCGTGGTCCGTCACGTCCAAGTCCGCGCACCCCGACGTCGCCGCCGCGTACCTCGACTTCATCACCAACGAGCACGCCGCCGACGTCATGACGGAGAACGGCGTCCTGCCGGCCGTACCCGGCAAGGCGGCCGACGAAGTCGACCCCGAGAGCCCCGACGGCCAGATGATCGCCGCCTGGAAGCGGCTGAACGCCGACGACGGCCTCGTCCCGTACCTGGACTACTCGACGCCGACGTTCTACGACACCGTCTCCGCCGGGCTCCAGGACCTCATCGCCGGCAAGACGTCGCCCGACGGCTTCGCGCAGAAGCTCCAGGACGACTACGGGCCGTTCATGGAGAAGCAGCGCGGCGACGGCGCCGGCTCCGAGCCTGCGGGGTCGTGA
- a CDS encoding carbohydrate ABC transporter permease, with the protein MKSLTAGYGRRAPGEPRAVGYLYVLPALVIYALFLLVPFGQSVWLSFLHWDGLTRATSAGFSNYSDIFTDPSLRAPFGHALILLIFYSVLPVCIGLLLAAAMSRIRVRGMTFFRTVLFLPQVLAMVVVGVAWQSILAPDGLLNDVLRAVGLDSLARPWLGDYDWALPAVGIVGTWVMTGLCLVLFLAGAQRIPKELYEAARLDGAGAFREFFAVTLPALRAEIAVALTLTIVAGLRNFDLIYVMTSGGPGEATSVPAYEVYHRAFELNQVGSAAAVGVALTVLIFTLTVTVSRLVEGRRS; encoded by the coding sequence ATGAAGTCCCTCACCGCCGGCTACGGCCGCCGCGCGCCGGGCGAACCACGCGCGGTCGGATACCTGTACGTCCTGCCCGCGCTCGTCATCTACGCGCTGTTCCTGCTCGTCCCCTTCGGGCAGTCCGTGTGGCTGTCGTTCCTGCACTGGGACGGCCTCACCCGGGCCACCTCCGCCGGGTTCTCCAATTACTCCGACATATTCACCGACCCGTCCCTGCGGGCCCCCTTCGGGCACGCACTCATACTGCTGATCTTCTACTCGGTGCTCCCCGTCTGCATCGGCCTGCTCCTCGCGGCCGCCATGTCGCGAATACGGGTGCGGGGCATGACCTTCTTCCGCACCGTGCTGTTCCTGCCGCAGGTGCTGGCGATGGTCGTCGTCGGCGTCGCGTGGCAGTCCATACTCGCGCCCGACGGGCTCCTCAACGACGTACTGCGGGCCGTGGGCCTGGACTCCCTGGCCCGGCCCTGGCTCGGCGACTACGACTGGGCACTGCCCGCCGTCGGCATCGTCGGCACCTGGGTCATGACCGGTCTGTGTCTCGTCCTCTTCCTCGCCGGTGCCCAGCGCATCCCCAAGGAGCTGTACGAGGCCGCACGGCTGGACGGCGCGGGCGCGTTCCGCGAGTTCTTCGCCGTCACGCTGCCGGCGCTGCGCGCCGAGATAGCCGTCGCGCTGACCCTGACGATCGTCGCCGGACTGCGCAACTTCGACCTCATCTACGTCATGACGAGCGGCGGGCCCGGCGAGGCCACCTCCGTGCCGGCGTACGAGGTCTACCACCGCGCCTTCGAGCTGAACCAGGTCGGTTCCGCCGCCGCCGTGGGCGTCGCGCTCACCGTGCTGATCTTCACCCTGACCGTCACGGTCTCCCGGCTCGTCGAAGGGCGGCGCTCATGA
- a CDS encoding carbohydrate ABC transporter permease: protein MSTKIERTFTYGILSIFAVISLTPVIGILSTAFGEKGSLDTGFSLPEGGLSWSNFSDAWSQGNFGRYLGNSILVAVVVVTVATVLSILAAYAFGVMRFPGSNVLFYVFVIGLTLPQEALVVPLYFDLRHYEITDTYWALILPQTAQSLAFGVFWMRTYFRNSAQSVVEAARVDGANSFTTLWRVLVPMGRPAITTMIVITFMWTWNEFLMALVMISEEGLRTVPLGLAFFQGQQTSDTSLLAAAAVLIALPVVVVYIALQRRFIEGMLTGAVKE from the coding sequence ATGAGCACCAAGATCGAACGCACCTTCACGTACGGCATCCTGTCGATCTTCGCCGTCATCTCCCTGACGCCCGTCATCGGCATCCTGTCGACCGCGTTCGGCGAAAAGGGCTCCCTCGACACCGGATTCTCGCTGCCCGAAGGCGGCCTGAGCTGGAGCAACTTCTCCGACGCCTGGAGCCAGGGCAACTTCGGCAGGTACCTCGGGAACTCGATCCTGGTGGCCGTGGTCGTGGTCACCGTCGCGACCGTCCTGTCGATCCTGGCCGCGTACGCCTTCGGGGTGATGCGCTTCCCCGGCTCCAACGTCCTCTTCTACGTGTTCGTCATCGGCCTCACGCTGCCGCAGGAAGCGCTGGTCGTACCGCTCTACTTCGACCTGCGGCACTACGAGATCACCGACACGTACTGGGCGCTGATCCTGCCGCAGACCGCGCAGTCCCTCGCGTTCGGCGTGTTCTGGATGCGGACCTACTTCCGCAACAGCGCACAATCCGTCGTGGAAGCCGCCCGCGTCGACGGCGCGAACAGCTTCACGACGCTGTGGCGGGTCCTCGTCCCCATGGGGCGGCCGGCGATCACCACCATGATCGTCATCACCTTCATGTGGACCTGGAACGAGTTCCTCATGGCCCTGGTCATGATCAGCGAGGAAGGACTGCGCACCGTACCGCTGGGCCTGGCCTTCTTCCAGGGACAGCAGACCTCCGACACCTCGCTGCTCGCCGCCGCGGCCGTGCTCATCGCACTGCCCGTGGTCGTCGTCTACATAGCGCTGCAGCGGCGGTTCATCGAGGGAATGCTCACCGGAGCAGTGAAGGAGTAA